From Musa acuminata AAA Group cultivar baxijiao chromosome BXJ3-8, Cavendish_Baxijiao_AAA, whole genome shotgun sequence, one genomic window encodes:
- the LOC135645227 gene encoding trimethyltridecatetraene synthase-like, with amino-acid sequence MMEELMLLNGVINVGDLIPWLNFLDLQGYVKRMKMLGKRFDRFLEHVLDEHNERRRREGKAFVPRDLVDMLLELADDHSLEVKLERHCLKAFILDMFAGGTDTSTVTIEWAVSEILKRPETFDKATEELDRVIGRGRWVEEEDVHRLPYIEAIVKETMRIHPVGPLLVPRLSREHTTVDGYDIPAGTGVLVNVWAIGRDPAVWDAPEEFRPERFVGSPIDVKGHHFELLPFGAGRRMCPGNSLGLKMVHLSLANLLHGFKWRLPPGMTVEQLNMDEIFGLTTPRKVRLQAVVEPKLPAHLYGA; translated from the exons ATGATGGAGGAGCTGATGCTGCTCAACGGCGTCATCAACGTGGGCGACTTGATACCCTGGCTGAACTTCCTGGACCTGCAGGGCTATGTGAAGAGGATGAAGATGCTGGGCAAGAGGTTCGACAGGTTCCTGGAGCACGTGCTCGACGAGCACAACGAGCGGCGTCGGCGAGAAGGGAAGGCGTTCGTCCCCAGGGACCTGGTGGACATGCTCTTGGAGTTAGCCGATGATCACAGTCTGGAAGTCAAGCTCGAGAGGCATTGCCTCAAGGCCTTCATTCTG GACATGTTCGCCGGCGGCACCGACACCTCCACCGTGACCATTGAATGGGCCGTCTCTGAGATCCTCAAACGACCCGAGACGTTCGACAAGGCAACCGAGGAGCTGGACCGCGTGATCGGCCGCGGCCGgtgggtggaggaggaggacgtgCACCGCCTGCCGTACATCGAGGCCATCGTCAAGGAGACCATGAGGATTCACCCGGTGGGGCCCCTGCTCGTGCCTCGGCTCTCCCGCGAGCACACCACCGTCGACGGCTACGACATCCCCGCCGGGACGGGGGTGCTGGTGAACGTGTGGGCCATCGGGCGCGACCCGGCCGTGTGGGACGCTCCGGAGGAGTTCCGGCCGGAGCGGTTCGTGGGCAGCCCGATCGACGTGAAGGGACACCACTTCGAGCTGCTGCCGTTCGGGGCGGGTCGGCGGATGTGCCCCGGGAACAGCCTTGGCCTGAAGATGGTGCATCTGAGCCTGGCCAATCTGCTGCACGGGTTCAAATGGAGGCTACCGCCGGGGATGACGGTGGAGCAGCTGAATATGGATGAGATCTTTGGGCTGACGACGCCGCGGAAGGTGCGGCTCCAGGCCGTGGTCGAGCCAAAGCTTCCGGCTCATCTCTACGGCGCCTGA
- the LOC135644207 gene encoding uncharacterized protein LOC135644207 — translation MTQPLQQREAPARTNAPLPELPTSPRNRLAQTGNRGAEDQVSCPEPEALYADSTNALRAQLRLVSQRLDEVKQEVRRSKGELGADRHQGSPFVPEIQDQVIPPHFRFPWLDAYDDATDPADHVAAFHAQMVLYGTSDALMCRAFQTTLRGPARAWYSGLKTRTITSFDQLARDFELNFLAYARPNPSVALLLGLNQREDEPLSHFVNRFTTQIRGLLDAHPSLLMQAFMIGLRPSRFFWSLVERHPTVVPEMLQRANQFITAETWMAGRREEHKRVRSEPPRQQQSAAPRRRLDRSDPPAPRPPLPTLGSSQTEIFLHIREKGLLKDPHLMRSPQELVDRSKYYRFHR, via the coding sequence ATGACCCAGCCTTTGCAACAGCGGGAGGCCCCCGCCCGGACTAATGCACCACTTCCCGAGCTCCCCACTTCGCCTCGAAACCGATTAGCCCAAACCGGGAACCGAGGGGCGGAAGATCAGGTGAGTTGCCCAGAGCCTGAGGCGTTATACGCGGACTCAACGAACgccctgcgagcccagttgcgCCTTGTTAGTCAACGACTCGACGAAGTAAagcaggaggttcgcaggtcaaagggagagctcggggcggacagacaccaagggtccccgttcgtgcccgaaatacaagatcaagtgatTCCACCGCACTTCCGATTCCCTTGGCTGGACGCCTATGATGACGccactgacccagcggaccacgtagccgcttttcACGCTCAGATGGTgctatatgggacttctgacgccttgatgtgcagggcgtttcaaACGACTTTGAGGGGGCCGGCCCGCGCATGGTACAGCGGCCTAAAGACCAGGACCATCACCTCCTTTGACCAGCTCGCTAGggacttcgagctcaacttcctagCCTACGCTCGACCAAATCCGtccgtggcgttgctcctcggactcaaccaaagggaggacgagcccctctcccattttgtgaaccgctttacgACCCAAATCCGGGGGCTATtggacgctcacccctctttgttaatgcaggcattcatgatcggcctgcggccttccaggttcttctggtctcttGTGGAGCGACACCCCACGGTGGTGCCCGAGATGCTTCAGCGAGCAAACCAGTTCATCACCGCAGAGACGTGGATGGCTGGGAGGCGTGAGGAGCACAAGAGGGTTAGGTCGGAGCCGCCCCGGCAGCAGCAATCCGCTGCACCACGACGCAGGTTGGACCGATCTGACCCGCCGGCACCAAGGCCCCCTCTCCCCACCTTGGGTTCGTCCCAAACAGAGATATTCCTCCACATAAGGGAGAAGGGACTACTCAAAGATCCCCACCTGATGAGGAGCCCGCAAGAACTTGTAGACCGGTCAAAGTATTATCGTTTCCACCGGTAG
- the LOC135644208 gene encoding uncharacterized protein LOC135644208: MRLNPAKCAFSVTSGKFLGFIIHERGIDANPEKVQAVINMQSPRTIKDLQRLNGRLAAMSRFLARSGDRCLPFFRALKNLKNFQWMEECEEAFKQVKQCLAGLPRLASVSLGEKLGLYLVASRHVVSSVLIKENSGEQLLVYYISHVLNGPEERYPLIEKLALALVLSARKLRPYFQAHPVEVITDQPLRQILSKFNLAGRLLKWAVELGEYDVRYVPRTIIKAQSVADFIAELTQIEDVDLEQPSEGWVLHMDGSANSKGAGAGLVLLAPDGRSFERSLRFGFQVTNNEAEYEALLVGLRLALKMQVDAIHVLTDSQLVAEQLSGGYEARDLVMAKYLAQVKNLIAKFPHFTLSNVPRGENERADALAKLASKSAPKARPEVEELPFRAIEIAAAASGGAPTTWAQEMLRFKQDETLPPDEAMARRLRRTHAWYSKMGGRLYKRSFTYPLLRYLEPDEARMVLAEVHEGVCGEHIGGRTQAHKILRQGFYWLTMCRDAKVYVQRCGSCQEHARAPRQPAVPLTPIDCAWPFAQWGLDLLGPFPPASGQRKYIIVRVDYFTKWVEAEPLATITERQIEKFVWRNLVTRFGLPKTIITDNGPQFASEKFREFYASHGIQLRFSSVAYPQTNGLAEVTSRSILDGLKRRVSAA; this comes from the coding sequence atgcgactcaaccccgcgAAGTGTGCCTTCAGCGTCACCTCAGGAAAGTTCCTCGGGTTtatcatacacgaaagaggaattgacgccaacccggagaaggtcCAGGCAGTCATCAATATGCAGTCAcctcggacgatcaaagacctgcagcgccttaacgggaggctcgCCGCCATGTCTCGTTTTCTTGCCCGATCGGGTgatcgttgcctccccttcttccgggcacTAAAGAACCTGAAGAACTTTCAATGGATGGAAGAATGTGAGGAAGCCTTCAAACAAGTAAAGCAATGCTTGGCCGGCCTCCCCCGACTTGCCTCAGTGTCTCTCGGGGAGAAGCTCGGCCTCTACCTAGTTGCCTCCCGGCATGTAGTCAGTTCCGTTCTGATCAAAGAAAACTCCGGCGAACAGCTACTGGTCTACTACATCAGCCACGTCCTGAATGGGCCTGAGGAACGGTACCCACTGATTGAGAAGCTGGCACTGGCGCTTGTGTTGTCGGCCCGAAagctacgcccctacttccaggctcacccggtggaggtcatcactGACCAACCACTCCGGCAGATCTTGTCTAAGTTTAATCTTGCAGGCCGTCTtctcaaatgggcagtggagctcggcgagtaTGACGTACGATACGTGCCAAGAACTATcatcaaagcccagtccgtggccgacttcatcgcggaatTAACTCAGATCGAGGATGTGGATCTCGAGCAACCTTCTGAAGGATGGGTCCTGCACATGGACGGATCGGCCAACTCAAAGGGCGCCGGCGCGGGGCTGGTGCTACTAGCTCCCGACGGGCGATcattcgagcgttccctccgcttcgggttccaagtcactaacaacgaggcggaatacgaggcgctcctagtaggactcaggttggccctcAAAATGCAAGTGGATGCCATACACGTCCTCACTGACTCGCAGTTggtagccgagcaactcagcggcggatacgaggctcgggaccTAGTCATGGCGAAGTACTTGGCACAGGTAAAGAACCTGATCGCCAAGTTCcctcattttacattatctaatgtccCAAGGGGAGAGAACGAGCGAGCCGACGCACTAGCTAAGTTGGCATCGAAATCAGCCCCCAAAGCCCGGCCCGAGGTCGAGGAGCTCCCTTTCCGTGCCATCGAAATCGCTGCTGCGGCCTCGGGCGGCGCGCCGACCACGTGGGCTCAAgagatgctacgcttcaagcAGGACGAGACCCTTCCCCCCGACGAGGCTATGGCTCGGCGCCTGCGCCGTACACATGCGTGGTACTCCAAGATGGGCGGACGACTCTATAAGCGGTCCTTCACATACCCTCTCCTACGGTActtggagcccgacgaagctcGGATGGTTCTGGCCGAGGTCCACGAAGGAGTCTGCGGGGAGCACATTGGCGGGCGAACCCAGGcgcacaaaatacttcgccaaggaTTCTACTGGCTGACCATGTGCCGAGACGCGAAGGTCTACGTGCAACGGTGCGGTTCGTGCCAAGAGCACGCCCGCGCACCCCGgcagcccgcggtcccgctcaccCCCATCGATTGCGCATGGCCGTTCGCACAGTGGGGTCTGGACCTGCTCGGACCTTTCCCGCCAGCCTCGGGACAGCGGAAATACATCATCGTGAGAGTGGATTACTTCACCAAGTGGGTTGAGGCCGAGCCACTAGCGACGATCACGGAGCGGCAAATAGAAAAGTTCGTGTGGAGGAACCTAGTGACTCGGTTTGGCctgcccaaaaccatcattacAGACAATGGGCCTCAGTTCGCCAGCGAAAAGTTCCGAGAGTTCTACGCAAGCCACGGGATCCAACTGAGGTTCAGCTCAGTGGcttaccctcagacgaacgggctagCGGAAGTAACCAGCCGATCCATTctagacgggctcaaaagaagagtgtccgcagcaTGA